The following are encoded together in the Gopherus evgoodei ecotype Sinaloan lineage chromosome 17, rGopEvg1_v1.p, whole genome shotgun sequence genome:
- the NUPR2 gene encoding nuclear protein 2, with translation MAVPGVWEESGGLGAAGPQKAAPPGAEEAEARYDPYEWYNVREWSGPRGPGSGGKGRSRRERELRTNRYLPAGHERKIAQKLRNSQAKRRRREQRGPRSTRAGRRSIRVE, from the exons ATGGCAGTGCCGGGGGTCTGGGAGGAGTCCGGGGGCCTGGGTGCGGCCGGGCCGCAGAAGGCAGCGCCCCCTGGGGCGGAGGAGGCCGAGGCCCGCTACGATCCGTACGAGTGGTACAACGTGCGGGAGTGGAGCGGGCCGCGGGGCCCGGGCTCCGGCGGGAAGGGCCGCAGCCGCCGGGAGAGGGAGCTGCGCACCAACCGCTACCTCCCCGCCGGCCACGAGAGGAAGATCGCGCAAAAGCTGCGCAACAGCCAGGCCAAGCGGCGCCGCCGGGAGCAGCGCGGGCCTCGCTCCACCCGGGCCGGGAGGCGCAGCATCAGG GTTGAATAG